A window of the Egibacter rhizosphaerae genome harbors these coding sequences:
- a CDS encoding ArsR/SmtB family transcription factor, with product MTELAEHAPDDAAVAAKLFRGLADPTRLAILLELLRGERRVVDLVERIGGSQSNISAHLACLKDCGLVTDRPVGRASVHRLASPAVTDLLRQAEHVLEETGHAVALCPTYDEGTASGPSS from the coding sequence ATGACCGAACTCGCGGAGCACGCACCGGACGATGCCGCGGTCGCAGCCAAGCTGTTCCGCGGCTTGGCGGACCCGACCCGCCTCGCGATTCTGCTCGAGCTCCTCCGGGGTGAACGGCGCGTCGTGGACCTCGTCGAGCGCATCGGGGGCTCGCAGTCCAACATCTCCGCACACCTCGCCTGCCTCAAGGACTGCGGCCTGGTGACCGACCGACCCGTCGGCCGCGCCTCGGTCCACCGCCTTGCCTCGCCGGCCGTCACCGACCTCTTGCGACAGGCCGAGCACGTGCTCGAGGAGACCGGGCACGCCGTCGCGCTCTGCCCCACGTACGACGAGGGGACGGCCTCCGGGCCCTCGAGCTGA
- a CDS encoding PLP-dependent aminotransferase family protein: protein MSAFSPEQVARRLGEWRDEGGPLYEALASAVARAIEEGVLPPGGQLPAERRLAGELHVSRGTVVAAYEELRGRGLVETRHGSGTVVRAGGSPVSGPREAYVASSLAGDGLFRGAVAREDDVLDLYGAYWFGTEALDEDAVARATSRVLAAGADHGYHVLGLPALRAAIAGWLTDRGLDTRPSQVMVTTGAQQAISLAAQLYVGAGDRVVVEEPTFAGAVDAMRAQQATVLRVPVGANGADVAALGEILARESPRLVYLIPSVHNPTGGVMPRLARQRVAELVADADAVVLDDATLLETQRHGAIVPPIAAFADASTQRRLVTVGSFSKPLWGGLRVGWVRAEPPTLARLARLKAIADVGTPLLSQAIVAELLEDADERFGMRREGLGARHDVLVERLARDLPEWRWDEPLGGLCLWVDLAGQDAEAFVPVAERHGVGLAPPGVSSASTRYPSHLRVPFGQPPEVLHEAVDRLAAAWEAYRHEPTGERRRVLV from the coding sequence GGCCGCTCTACGAGGCGCTCGCGTCCGCCGTCGCCCGGGCCATCGAGGAGGGCGTCCTGCCGCCGGGCGGGCAGCTGCCGGCGGAGCGGCGCCTGGCCGGGGAGCTCCATGTCTCGCGGGGCACCGTGGTCGCCGCGTACGAGGAGCTCCGTGGTCGGGGGCTGGTCGAGACCCGCCACGGCAGCGGCACGGTCGTGCGCGCGGGCGGTTCCCCCGTGAGCGGTCCGCGCGAGGCGTACGTCGCGTCGTCGCTCGCCGGCGACGGCCTGTTCCGGGGGGCGGTCGCGCGGGAGGACGACGTTCTCGACCTGTACGGGGCGTACTGGTTCGGCACCGAGGCGCTCGACGAGGACGCGGTGGCGCGCGCGACGTCGCGGGTTCTCGCAGCCGGCGCCGATCACGGCTATCACGTGCTCGGCCTGCCCGCGCTCCGCGCCGCGATCGCCGGGTGGCTCACCGACCGAGGGCTCGACACGCGCCCGTCGCAGGTGATGGTGACGACCGGTGCACAGCAGGCGATCTCCCTCGCGGCGCAGCTCTACGTCGGGGCCGGCGACCGTGTGGTGGTCGAGGAGCCCACGTTCGCGGGTGCGGTCGACGCGATGCGTGCCCAGCAGGCGACCGTCCTCCGGGTTCCGGTGGGCGCCAACGGCGCGGACGTCGCCGCGCTCGGAGAGATCCTCGCCCGCGAGTCACCGCGGCTCGTCTACCTCATCCCCTCGGTCCACAACCCGACCGGCGGTGTCATGCCCCGGCTCGCGCGCCAGCGGGTCGCCGAGCTGGTCGCCGACGCGGATGCCGTCGTGCTCGACGACGCGACGCTGTTGGAGACGCAGCGACACGGCGCGATCGTGCCGCCGATCGCGGCGTTCGCCGACGCATCCACACAGCGTCGCCTCGTCACCGTCGGGTCGTTCAGCAAGCCCCTGTGGGGTGGGCTGCGCGTCGGCTGGGTGCGGGCGGAGCCGCCGACGCTCGCGCGGCTCGCCCGGCTCAAGGCGATCGCCGACGTGGGGACGCCGCTGCTCAGCCAGGCGATCGTCGCCGAGCTGCTCGAGGACGCGGACGAGCGCTTCGGGATGCGTCGGGAGGGGCTCGGCGCGCGTCACGACGTTCTCGTGGAACGCCTCGCACGCGACTTGCCGGAGTGGCGGTGGGACGAGCCGCTCGGCGGCCTGTGCCTGTGGGTCGACCTCGCCGGTCAGGACGCCGAGGCGTTCGTGCCGGTGGCCGAGCGTCACGGCGTGGGGCTCGCGCCGCCGGGCGTGTCCTCGGCCTCCACCAGGTACCCCTCCCACCTGCGCGTTCCCTTCGGGCAGCCACCCGAGGTGCTGCACGAGGCGGTGGACCGGCTCGCCGCCGCGTGGGAGGCCTACCGTCACGAGCCGACCGGCGAGCGACGGCGCGTGCTGGTCTGA